One genomic window of Cololabis saira isolate AMF1-May2022 chromosome 3, fColSai1.1, whole genome shotgun sequence includes the following:
- the LOC133432041 gene encoding cingulin isoform X5 produces the protein MTTQSSGRKTPVDHGVQIRFINDLAEARAGQPLSQPKAKSQSKYGVAIRVQGIAGQPYVVLKDGQKGDSYGVRLRTDFPPDYRSLPRRRERAEPGPEELDVGRDQGGALRRAQSHGSLLDRDGGANSEDFQLSRPPGDGKSGSYGNLDGRIGARGDREGGSESNMWDSSYRAGLSRSQESLRDNQPYSHPPQQADELHSTQRQTPVNRLVNRFDGATPAGQQRGAPPAQQYHRATSPHPSPNPYASSPSSTHSSLGRSQGPNSKVSGHPAGQWTPAGPQQVDLADTQVTPDLLLDQVQSAEMSGEEEQAMKTVYNILRQGSSDSDVVIRHKVKTIFQNIQSLKSKETPREEWRREKRDLEIKVAELEAALQKERRDSVGNSNPALKAELESCLDDNLELQDMLDRKKKELNETQSELTQLRMDRENAETRVRGMEDQLAELQDELRRENGSKTDLMSCQADLMEVCQLKQKLEDTLRQRERELTALKGALKEEVATHDKEIEVLREQYSVDMEKLRSSMEQVSQSHAGIEAERLRVNASVRTLQQQLEDCRDESNHWMEQFHSTRDELRSNKQELLQNRLEKEEFEDELKELKEKVTTMKQQTPDPKHTESLNQELQHCNAELQKTKSELEKQRTEFDKKVMEMISIKKAHQNQEAELKYEIDRLKDQLQKAKDDYAKAKEKNKNLPDPATISELEQKLGEAQREASQLNEKLSQAEDELETTKTRLSGAQIEVNSLQDSQRDQEAANTRLKEKTVRLEAQLQSNATESSETEVSLQNEVRGLRSELDEAKRKASRSSQEHHDISLRLEDSERDKEMLKQTISQLEETKHQQEKAVEKLNKDYESLNMSLRGETQALSVQLEEQRERARKEMQDAQRHGKDAQSELEKNQLNLKRMEEEMAKQKRELQLACEERDNHQLDKELLTNRLRHLEGEVEAGKNSHNEKAREVRILEDKLKHMVLEVEEEKSTGEMLTERVARSRDQIDQLRSELMQERSSKQDLELDKNAMERHLKELRGRVADMEGQSRSSAGVSQLENKIQEQEERLLMEEREKNSMIASQRRLERKLKELNMMLDEERQAHTEQKDQLALRVKALKRQMDEGETELERLDTLRRKAQRDMEEQMELKEALQARVTALETELKRKTTMRPALDSSALSSDDDDSVYESSTITSILTESNLQTSSC, from the exons ATGACCACACAGTCCTCAGGACGGAAGACCCCAGTGGACCATGGAGTCCAGATCCGCTTCATCAATGACCTTGCAGAAGCTCGTGCAGGACAGCCCTTGTCTCAGCCTAAAGCCAAGAGTCAGTCCAAATATGGAGTAGCAATCAGGGTGCAGGGGATCGCCGGTCAGCCGTACGTGGTCTTGAAGGATGGACAGAAGGGGGACTCGTATGGGGTACGGCTCAGGACTGACTTCCCGCCTGACTACCGCAGCCTCCcccggaggagagagagggccgagccgggaccggaggagttAGATGTAGGTAGAGATCAGGGAGGGGCACTACGCCGGGCTCAGTCTCACGGCTCGCTGCTGGACAGGGACGGAGGGGCCAACAGTGAGGATTTCCAGCTGTCTAGACCACCTGGAGATGGAAAGTCTGGTAGTTATGGGAATCTGGATGGAAGAATTGGAGCAAGGGGAGACAGAGAGGGGGGCTCGGAAAGTAATATGTGGGATAGTTCATATCGCGCAGGGCTCAGTAGGTCACAGGAGTCACTCAGAGATAATCAGCCCTACTCTCACCCTCCTCAACAAGCAGATGAGCTTCACTCTACTCAGAGACAGACTCCTGTCAACAGACTCGTGAACAGGTTTGACGGTGCAACACCTGCAGGCCAGCAGAGAGGAGCCCCTCCTGCGCAACAGTATCACCGAGCTACATCTCCTCACCCCAGCCCCAACCCCTACGCCTCATCTCCATCCTCAACCCACAGCAGCTTAGGACGCAGCCAAGGCCCCAACAGCAAAGTTTCCGGCCACCCGGCCGGTCAGTGGACTCCAGCGGGGCCGCAGCAGGTGGACCTGGCCGACACACAG GTGACCCCTGACCTTTTGCTGGACCAGGTTCAGAGTGCTGAGATGAGTGGTGAAGAAGAGCAGGCCATGAAGACTGTGTACAACATCCTCAGACAAGG GTCTAGTGACAGTGATGTTGTCATCAGGCACAAAGTCAAGACCATTTTTCAGAACATTCAGAGCCTAAAG TCTAAAGAAACCCCCCGGGAAGAgtggaggagagaaaaaagggatCTTGAGATAAAGGTGGCAGAACTAGAAGCTGCCCTGCAGAAAGAAAGGAGG GACTCTGTTGGCAATTCTAATCCTGCTCTGAAAGCCGAGCTAGAGTCGTGTCTGGATGACAATCTGGAACTCCAGGACATGCTGGACCGGAAGAAGAAGGAATTAAATGAGACGCAGTCAGA GCTGACTCAGCTGCGCATGGACCGGGAGAATGCAGAGACACGTGTGAGAGGGATGGAGGACCAGCTGGCGGAGCTTCAAGATGAACTCAGAAGAGAGAATGGAAGCAAGACG GACCTGATGTCTTGTCAAGCAGACCTGATGGAGGTTTGCCAGCTGAAACAGAAGCTGGAGGACACTTTAAGACAAAGAGAGAGGGAGCTCACAGCTTTGAAAGGTGCTCTGAAGGAAGAGGTGGCAACACATGACAAAGAGATCGAAGTGCTCCGAGAGCAGTACAGTGTTGACATGGAGAAGCTCCGCAGCAGCATGGAGCAGGTGTCTCAG TCTCACGCCGGGATCGAGGCGGAGCGACTGCGCGTGAACGCATCGGTGCGCAccttgcagcagcagctggaggacTGCAGAGACGAGAGCAACCACTGGATGGAGCAgtttcattccaccagggatGAGCTTCGGAGCAACAAACAAGA GCTCCTGCAAAACCGCCTGGAGAAAGAGGAATTTGAGGATGAACTAAAGGAGCTTAAGGAGAAAGTGACGACAATGAAACAACAGACGCCAGATCCCAAACACACAGAGTCTCTCAACCAG GAGCTCCAGCATTGCAATGCCGAACTGCAGAAAACCAAGTCTGAGCTGGAGAAGCAGAGGACGGAGTTTGATAAGAAGGTCATGGAAATGATCTCTATAAAAAAAGCTCACCAGAACCAGGAGGCTGAACTGAAGTATGAAATCGACCGGCTAAAAGACCAGTTACAGAAGGCCAAAGATGACTATGCGAaagcaaaagagaaaaataaaaac CTCCCAGATCCAGCAACCATTTCAGAGTTGGAACAGAAACTTGGTGAAGCACAAAGAGAAGCGAGCCAGCTCAACGAGAAACTCTCTCAAGCTGAAGATGAACTGGAAACCACTAAAACACGCCTGAGCGGCGCTCAGATTGAGGTTAACTCTCTCCAAGACTCCCAGCGCGATCAGGAGGCTGCCAACACTCGTCTCAAAGAGAAGACTGTAAGATTAGAG GCTCAGTTGCAGAGCAACGCAACAGAAAGCTCAGAGACGGAGGTTTCCCTCCAAAATGAGGTGAGAGGCCTGAGATCTGAACTGGATGAAGCCAAGAGAAAAGCTTCCAGGTCGAGTCAGGAGCACCACGATATCAGTCTGCGTCTGGAGGACTCGGAGAGGGACAAGGAGATGCTGAAACAGACAATCAGTCAGCTAGAAGAGACCAAACACCAGCAGGAGAAAGCTGTGGAGAAACTCAACAAAGAC TACGAGTCCCTGAACATGTCCTTAAGAGGGGAGACACAGGCCCTCAGTGTCCAGCTGGAGGAGCAGAGGGAGCGAGCTCGCAAGGAAATGCAGGATGCGCAGCGTCATGGAAAAGATGCTCAGTCTGAGCTGGAAAAAAACCAGCTGAATCTGAAAAGAATGGAGGAGGAA aTGGCAAAACAGAAGAGGGAGCTTCAGCTTGCATGCGAGGAGAGAGACAACCACCAGCTTGACAAAGAGCTTCTCACCAATAGATTGCGTCACCTCGAGGGAGAAGTGGAGGCCGGTAAAAACAGCCACAATGAGAAGGCCCGTGAGGTTCGCATCCTAGAG GACAAACTGAAGCATATGGTGTTGGaagtggaggaagagaagagtACTGGGGAGATGCTGACTGAACGGGTGGCCAGGAGCAGAGACCAGATCGATCAGCTCCGCTCTGAGCTCATGCAGGAGAGATCGTCAAAGCAGGACCTGGAGCTGGATAAGAATGCGATGGAGAGACAT ctgaaggagctgaggGGCCGCGTGGCTGACATGGAGGGCCAGTCTCGATCCTCGGCTGGAGTGTCCCAGCTGGAAAACAAAATCCAGGAGCAGGAAGAACGCTTGCTTATGGAGGAAAG GGAGAAGAACTCTATGATAGCATCACAACGTCGTTTGGAGAGGAAACTGAAAGAACTCAACATGATGCTGGACGAGGAGAGACAGGCACACACTGAACAGAAGGATCAG CTTGCTCTGAGAGTGAAGGCTCTGAAGAGGCAGATGGATGAGGGTGAGACCGAGCTGGAAAGATTAGATACACTGAGGAGGAAAGCGCAAAGAGACATGGAGGAACAGATGGAGCTGAAAGAGGCcttgcaggccagagtcacagCTCTGGAAACTGAGCTCAA GAGGAAAACAACTATGCGTCCAGCTTTGGATTCATCAGCCCTGAGCTCGGATGATGACGACAGCGTGTACGAGTCGTCCACCATCACCTCCATCCTCACCGAGAGCAACCTGCAGACCAGCTCCTGTTAA
- the LOC133432041 gene encoding cingulin isoform X4: MTTQSSGRKTPVDHGVQIRFINDLAEARAGQPLSQPKAKSQSKYGVAIRVQGIAGQPYVVLKDGQKGDSYGVRLRTDFPPDYRSLPRRRERAEPGPEELDVGRDQGGALRRAQSHGSLLDRDGGANSEDFQLSRPPGDGKSGSYGNLDGRIGARGDREGGSESNMWDSSYRAGLSRSQESLRDNQPYSHPPQQADELHSTQRQTPVNRLVNRFDGATPAGQQRGAPPAQQYHRATSPHPSPNPYASSPSSTHSSLGRSQGPNSKVSGHPAGQWTPAGPQQVDLADTQVQSAEMSGEEEQAMKTVYNILRQGSSDSDVVIRHKVKTIFQNIQSLKQSKETPREEWRREKRDLEIKVAELEAALQKERRDSVGNSNPALKAELESCLDDNLELQDMLDRKKKELNETQSELTQLRMDRENAETRVRGMEDQLAELQDELRRENGSKTDLMSCQADLMEVCQLKQKLEDTLRQRERELTALKGALKEEVATHDKEIEVLREQYSVDMEKLRSSMEQVSQSHAGIEAERLRVNASVRTLQQQLEDCRDESNHWMEQFHSTRDELRSNKQEEPPSNPETQLLQNRLEKEEFEDELKELKEKVTTMKQQTPDPKHTESLNQELQHCNAELQKTKSELEKQRTEFDKKVMEMISIKKAHQNQEAELKYEIDRLKDQLQKAKDDYAKAKEKNKNLPDPATISELEQKLGEAQREASQLNEKLSQAEDELETTKTRLSGAQIEVNSLQDSQRDQEAANTRLKEKTVRLEAQLQSNATESSETEVSLQNEVRGLRSELDEAKRKASRSSQEHHDISLRLEDSERDKEMLKQTISQLEETKHQQEKAVEKLNKDYESLNMSLRGETQALSVQLEEQRERARKEMQDAQRHGKDAQSELEKNQLNLKRMEEEMAKQKRELQLACEERDNHQLDKELLTNRLRHLEGEVEAGKNSHNEKAREVRILEDKLKHMVLEVEEEKSTGEMLTERVARSRDQIDQLRSELMQERSSKQDLELDKNAMERHLKELRGRVADMEGQSRSSAGVSQLENKIQEQEERLLMEEREKNSMIASQRRLERKLKELNMMLDEERQAHTEQKDQLALRVKALKRQMDEGETELERLDTLRRKAQRDMEEQMELKEALQARVTALETELKRKTTMRPALDSSALSSDDDDSVYESSTITSILTESNLQTSSC; encoded by the exons ATGACCACACAGTCCTCAGGACGGAAGACCCCAGTGGACCATGGAGTCCAGATCCGCTTCATCAATGACCTTGCAGAAGCTCGTGCAGGACAGCCCTTGTCTCAGCCTAAAGCCAAGAGTCAGTCCAAATATGGAGTAGCAATCAGGGTGCAGGGGATCGCCGGTCAGCCGTACGTGGTCTTGAAGGATGGACAGAAGGGGGACTCGTATGGGGTACGGCTCAGGACTGACTTCCCGCCTGACTACCGCAGCCTCCcccggaggagagagagggccgagccgggaccggaggagttAGATGTAGGTAGAGATCAGGGAGGGGCACTACGCCGGGCTCAGTCTCACGGCTCGCTGCTGGACAGGGACGGAGGGGCCAACAGTGAGGATTTCCAGCTGTCTAGACCACCTGGAGATGGAAAGTCTGGTAGTTATGGGAATCTGGATGGAAGAATTGGAGCAAGGGGAGACAGAGAGGGGGGCTCGGAAAGTAATATGTGGGATAGTTCATATCGCGCAGGGCTCAGTAGGTCACAGGAGTCACTCAGAGATAATCAGCCCTACTCTCACCCTCCTCAACAAGCAGATGAGCTTCACTCTACTCAGAGACAGACTCCTGTCAACAGACTCGTGAACAGGTTTGACGGTGCAACACCTGCAGGCCAGCAGAGAGGAGCCCCTCCTGCGCAACAGTATCACCGAGCTACATCTCCTCACCCCAGCCCCAACCCCTACGCCTCATCTCCATCCTCAACCCACAGCAGCTTAGGACGCAGCCAAGGCCCCAACAGCAAAGTTTCCGGCCACCCGGCCGGTCAGTGGACTCCAGCGGGGCCGCAGCAGGTGGACCTGGCCGACACACAG GTTCAGAGTGCTGAGATGAGTGGTGAAGAAGAGCAGGCCATGAAGACTGTGTACAACATCCTCAGACAAGG GTCTAGTGACAGTGATGTTGTCATCAGGCACAAAGTCAAGACCATTTTTCAGAACATTCAGAGCCTAAAG CAGTCTAAAGAAACCCCCCGGGAAGAgtggaggagagaaaaaagggatCTTGAGATAAAGGTGGCAGAACTAGAAGCTGCCCTGCAGAAAGAAAGGAGG GACTCTGTTGGCAATTCTAATCCTGCTCTGAAAGCCGAGCTAGAGTCGTGTCTGGATGACAATCTGGAACTCCAGGACATGCTGGACCGGAAGAAGAAGGAATTAAATGAGACGCAGTCAGA GCTGACTCAGCTGCGCATGGACCGGGAGAATGCAGAGACACGTGTGAGAGGGATGGAGGACCAGCTGGCGGAGCTTCAAGATGAACTCAGAAGAGAGAATGGAAGCAAGACG GACCTGATGTCTTGTCAAGCAGACCTGATGGAGGTTTGCCAGCTGAAACAGAAGCTGGAGGACACTTTAAGACAAAGAGAGAGGGAGCTCACAGCTTTGAAAGGTGCTCTGAAGGAAGAGGTGGCAACACATGACAAAGAGATCGAAGTGCTCCGAGAGCAGTACAGTGTTGACATGGAGAAGCTCCGCAGCAGCATGGAGCAGGTGTCTCAG TCTCACGCCGGGATCGAGGCGGAGCGACTGCGCGTGAACGCATCGGTGCGCAccttgcagcagcagctggaggacTGCAGAGACGAGAGCAACCACTGGATGGAGCAgtttcattccaccagggatGAGCTTCGGAGCAACAAACAAGA AGAGCCACCCAGCAACCCTGAAACACA GCTCCTGCAAAACCGCCTGGAGAAAGAGGAATTTGAGGATGAACTAAAGGAGCTTAAGGAGAAAGTGACGACAATGAAACAACAGACGCCAGATCCCAAACACACAGAGTCTCTCAACCAG GAGCTCCAGCATTGCAATGCCGAACTGCAGAAAACCAAGTCTGAGCTGGAGAAGCAGAGGACGGAGTTTGATAAGAAGGTCATGGAAATGATCTCTATAAAAAAAGCTCACCAGAACCAGGAGGCTGAACTGAAGTATGAAATCGACCGGCTAAAAGACCAGTTACAGAAGGCCAAAGATGACTATGCGAaagcaaaagagaaaaataaaaac CTCCCAGATCCAGCAACCATTTCAGAGTTGGAACAGAAACTTGGTGAAGCACAAAGAGAAGCGAGCCAGCTCAACGAGAAACTCTCTCAAGCTGAAGATGAACTGGAAACCACTAAAACACGCCTGAGCGGCGCTCAGATTGAGGTTAACTCTCTCCAAGACTCCCAGCGCGATCAGGAGGCTGCCAACACTCGTCTCAAAGAGAAGACTGTAAGATTAGAG GCTCAGTTGCAGAGCAACGCAACAGAAAGCTCAGAGACGGAGGTTTCCCTCCAAAATGAGGTGAGAGGCCTGAGATCTGAACTGGATGAAGCCAAGAGAAAAGCTTCCAGGTCGAGTCAGGAGCACCACGATATCAGTCTGCGTCTGGAGGACTCGGAGAGGGACAAGGAGATGCTGAAACAGACAATCAGTCAGCTAGAAGAGACCAAACACCAGCAGGAGAAAGCTGTGGAGAAACTCAACAAAGAC TACGAGTCCCTGAACATGTCCTTAAGAGGGGAGACACAGGCCCTCAGTGTCCAGCTGGAGGAGCAGAGGGAGCGAGCTCGCAAGGAAATGCAGGATGCGCAGCGTCATGGAAAAGATGCTCAGTCTGAGCTGGAAAAAAACCAGCTGAATCTGAAAAGAATGGAGGAGGAA aTGGCAAAACAGAAGAGGGAGCTTCAGCTTGCATGCGAGGAGAGAGACAACCACCAGCTTGACAAAGAGCTTCTCACCAATAGATTGCGTCACCTCGAGGGAGAAGTGGAGGCCGGTAAAAACAGCCACAATGAGAAGGCCCGTGAGGTTCGCATCCTAGAG GACAAACTGAAGCATATGGTGTTGGaagtggaggaagagaagagtACTGGGGAGATGCTGACTGAACGGGTGGCCAGGAGCAGAGACCAGATCGATCAGCTCCGCTCTGAGCTCATGCAGGAGAGATCGTCAAAGCAGGACCTGGAGCTGGATAAGAATGCGATGGAGAGACAT ctgaaggagctgaggGGCCGCGTGGCTGACATGGAGGGCCAGTCTCGATCCTCGGCTGGAGTGTCCCAGCTGGAAAACAAAATCCAGGAGCAGGAAGAACGCTTGCTTATGGAGGAAAG GGAGAAGAACTCTATGATAGCATCACAACGTCGTTTGGAGAGGAAACTGAAAGAACTCAACATGATGCTGGACGAGGAGAGACAGGCACACACTGAACAGAAGGATCAG CTTGCTCTGAGAGTGAAGGCTCTGAAGAGGCAGATGGATGAGGGTGAGACCGAGCTGGAAAGATTAGATACACTGAGGAGGAAAGCGCAAAGAGACATGGAGGAACAGATGGAGCTGAAAGAGGCcttgcaggccagagtcacagCTCTGGAAACTGAGCTCAA GAGGAAAACAACTATGCGTCCAGCTTTGGATTCATCAGCCCTGAGCTCGGATGATGACGACAGCGTGTACGAGTCGTCCACCATCACCTCCATCCTCACCGAGAGCAACCTGCAGACCAGCTCCTGTTAA
- the LOC133432041 gene encoding cingulin isoform X2, which yields MTTQSSGRKTPVDHGVQIRFINDLAEARAGQPLSQPKAKSQSKYGVAIRVQGIAGQPYVVLKDGQKGDSYGVRLRTDFPPDYRSLPRRRERAEPGPEELDVGRDQGGALRRAQSHGSLLDRDGGANSEDFQLSRPPGDGKSGSYGNLDGRIGARGDREGGSESNMWDSSYRAGLSRSQESLRDNQPYSHPPQQADELHSTQRQTPVNRLVNRFDGATPAGQQRGAPPAQQYHRATSPHPSPNPYASSPSSTHSSLGRSQGPNSKVSGHPAGQWTPAGPQQVDLADTQVTPDLLLDQVQSAEMSGEEEQAMKTVYNILRQGSSDSDVVIRHKVKTIFQNIQSLKSKETPREEWRREKRDLEIKVAELEAALQKERRDSVGNSNPALKAELESCLDDNLELQDMLDRKKKELNETQSELTQLRMDRENAETRVRGMEDQLAELQDELRRENGSKTDLMSCQADLMEVCQLKQKLEDTLRQRERELTALKGALKEEVATHDKEIEVLREQYSVDMEKLRSSMEQVSQSHAGIEAERLRVNASVRTLQQQLEDCRDESNHWMEQFHSTRDELRSNKQEEPPSNPETQLLQNRLEKEEFEDELKELKEKVTTMKQQTPDPKHTESLNQELQHCNAELQKTKSELEKQRTEFDKKVMEMISIKKAHQNQEAELKYEIDRLKDQLQKAKDDYAKAKEKNKNLPDPATISELEQKLGEAQREASQLNEKLSQAEDELETTKTRLSGAQIEVNSLQDSQRDQEAANTRLKEKTVRLEAQLQSNATESSETEVSLQNEVRGLRSELDEAKRKASRSSQEHHDISLRLEDSERDKEMLKQTISQLEETKHQQEKAVEKLNKDYESLNMSLRGETQALSVQLEEQRERARKEMQDAQRHGKDAQSELEKNQLNLKRMEEEMAKQKRELQLACEERDNHQLDKELLTNRLRHLEGEVEAGKNSHNEKAREVRILEDKLKHMVLEVEEEKSTGEMLTERVARSRDQIDQLRSELMQERSSKQDLELDKNAMERHLKELRGRVADMEGQSRSSAGVSQLENKIQEQEERLLMEEREKNSMIASQRRLERKLKELNMMLDEERQAHTEQKDQLALRVKALKRQMDEGETELERLDTLRRKAQRDMEEQMELKEALQARVTALETELKRKTTMRPALDSSALSSDDDDSVYESSTITSILTESNLQTSSC from the exons ATGACCACACAGTCCTCAGGACGGAAGACCCCAGTGGACCATGGAGTCCAGATCCGCTTCATCAATGACCTTGCAGAAGCTCGTGCAGGACAGCCCTTGTCTCAGCCTAAAGCCAAGAGTCAGTCCAAATATGGAGTAGCAATCAGGGTGCAGGGGATCGCCGGTCAGCCGTACGTGGTCTTGAAGGATGGACAGAAGGGGGACTCGTATGGGGTACGGCTCAGGACTGACTTCCCGCCTGACTACCGCAGCCTCCcccggaggagagagagggccgagccgggaccggaggagttAGATGTAGGTAGAGATCAGGGAGGGGCACTACGCCGGGCTCAGTCTCACGGCTCGCTGCTGGACAGGGACGGAGGGGCCAACAGTGAGGATTTCCAGCTGTCTAGACCACCTGGAGATGGAAAGTCTGGTAGTTATGGGAATCTGGATGGAAGAATTGGAGCAAGGGGAGACAGAGAGGGGGGCTCGGAAAGTAATATGTGGGATAGTTCATATCGCGCAGGGCTCAGTAGGTCACAGGAGTCACTCAGAGATAATCAGCCCTACTCTCACCCTCCTCAACAAGCAGATGAGCTTCACTCTACTCAGAGACAGACTCCTGTCAACAGACTCGTGAACAGGTTTGACGGTGCAACACCTGCAGGCCAGCAGAGAGGAGCCCCTCCTGCGCAACAGTATCACCGAGCTACATCTCCTCACCCCAGCCCCAACCCCTACGCCTCATCTCCATCCTCAACCCACAGCAGCTTAGGACGCAGCCAAGGCCCCAACAGCAAAGTTTCCGGCCACCCGGCCGGTCAGTGGACTCCAGCGGGGCCGCAGCAGGTGGACCTGGCCGACACACAG GTGACCCCTGACCTTTTGCTGGACCAGGTTCAGAGTGCTGAGATGAGTGGTGAAGAAGAGCAGGCCATGAAGACTGTGTACAACATCCTCAGACAAGG GTCTAGTGACAGTGATGTTGTCATCAGGCACAAAGTCAAGACCATTTTTCAGAACATTCAGAGCCTAAAG TCTAAAGAAACCCCCCGGGAAGAgtggaggagagaaaaaagggatCTTGAGATAAAGGTGGCAGAACTAGAAGCTGCCCTGCAGAAAGAAAGGAGG GACTCTGTTGGCAATTCTAATCCTGCTCTGAAAGCCGAGCTAGAGTCGTGTCTGGATGACAATCTGGAACTCCAGGACATGCTGGACCGGAAGAAGAAGGAATTAAATGAGACGCAGTCAGA GCTGACTCAGCTGCGCATGGACCGGGAGAATGCAGAGACACGTGTGAGAGGGATGGAGGACCAGCTGGCGGAGCTTCAAGATGAACTCAGAAGAGAGAATGGAAGCAAGACG GACCTGATGTCTTGTCAAGCAGACCTGATGGAGGTTTGCCAGCTGAAACAGAAGCTGGAGGACACTTTAAGACAAAGAGAGAGGGAGCTCACAGCTTTGAAAGGTGCTCTGAAGGAAGAGGTGGCAACACATGACAAAGAGATCGAAGTGCTCCGAGAGCAGTACAGTGTTGACATGGAGAAGCTCCGCAGCAGCATGGAGCAGGTGTCTCAG TCTCACGCCGGGATCGAGGCGGAGCGACTGCGCGTGAACGCATCGGTGCGCAccttgcagcagcagctggaggacTGCAGAGACGAGAGCAACCACTGGATGGAGCAgtttcattccaccagggatGAGCTTCGGAGCAACAAACAAGA AGAGCCACCCAGCAACCCTGAAACACA GCTCCTGCAAAACCGCCTGGAGAAAGAGGAATTTGAGGATGAACTAAAGGAGCTTAAGGAGAAAGTGACGACAATGAAACAACAGACGCCAGATCCCAAACACACAGAGTCTCTCAACCAG GAGCTCCAGCATTGCAATGCCGAACTGCAGAAAACCAAGTCTGAGCTGGAGAAGCAGAGGACGGAGTTTGATAAGAAGGTCATGGAAATGATCTCTATAAAAAAAGCTCACCAGAACCAGGAGGCTGAACTGAAGTATGAAATCGACCGGCTAAAAGACCAGTTACAGAAGGCCAAAGATGACTATGCGAaagcaaaagagaaaaataaaaac CTCCCAGATCCAGCAACCATTTCAGAGTTGGAACAGAAACTTGGTGAAGCACAAAGAGAAGCGAGCCAGCTCAACGAGAAACTCTCTCAAGCTGAAGATGAACTGGAAACCACTAAAACACGCCTGAGCGGCGCTCAGATTGAGGTTAACTCTCTCCAAGACTCCCAGCGCGATCAGGAGGCTGCCAACACTCGTCTCAAAGAGAAGACTGTAAGATTAGAG GCTCAGTTGCAGAGCAACGCAACAGAAAGCTCAGAGACGGAGGTTTCCCTCCAAAATGAGGTGAGAGGCCTGAGATCTGAACTGGATGAAGCCAAGAGAAAAGCTTCCAGGTCGAGTCAGGAGCACCACGATATCAGTCTGCGTCTGGAGGACTCGGAGAGGGACAAGGAGATGCTGAAACAGACAATCAGTCAGCTAGAAGAGACCAAACACCAGCAGGAGAAAGCTGTGGAGAAACTCAACAAAGAC TACGAGTCCCTGAACATGTCCTTAAGAGGGGAGACACAGGCCCTCAGTGTCCAGCTGGAGGAGCAGAGGGAGCGAGCTCGCAAGGAAATGCAGGATGCGCAGCGTCATGGAAAAGATGCTCAGTCTGAGCTGGAAAAAAACCAGCTGAATCTGAAAAGAATGGAGGAGGAA aTGGCAAAACAGAAGAGGGAGCTTCAGCTTGCATGCGAGGAGAGAGACAACCACCAGCTTGACAAAGAGCTTCTCACCAATAGATTGCGTCACCTCGAGGGAGAAGTGGAGGCCGGTAAAAACAGCCACAATGAGAAGGCCCGTGAGGTTCGCATCCTAGAG GACAAACTGAAGCATATGGTGTTGGaagtggaggaagagaagagtACTGGGGAGATGCTGACTGAACGGGTGGCCAGGAGCAGAGACCAGATCGATCAGCTCCGCTCTGAGCTCATGCAGGAGAGATCGTCAAAGCAGGACCTGGAGCTGGATAAGAATGCGATGGAGAGACAT ctgaaggagctgaggGGCCGCGTGGCTGACATGGAGGGCCAGTCTCGATCCTCGGCTGGAGTGTCCCAGCTGGAAAACAAAATCCAGGAGCAGGAAGAACGCTTGCTTATGGAGGAAAG GGAGAAGAACTCTATGATAGCATCACAACGTCGTTTGGAGAGGAAACTGAAAGAACTCAACATGATGCTGGACGAGGAGAGACAGGCACACACTGAACAGAAGGATCAG CTTGCTCTGAGAGTGAAGGCTCTGAAGAGGCAGATGGATGAGGGTGAGACCGAGCTGGAAAGATTAGATACACTGAGGAGGAAAGCGCAAAGAGACATGGAGGAACAGATGGAGCTGAAAGAGGCcttgcaggccagagtcacagCTCTGGAAACTGAGCTCAA GAGGAAAACAACTATGCGTCCAGCTTTGGATTCATCAGCCCTGAGCTCGGATGATGACGACAGCGTGTACGAGTCGTCCACCATCACCTCCATCCTCACCGAGAGCAACCTGCAGACCAGCTCCTGTTAA